One part of the Lotus japonicus ecotype B-129 chromosome 2, LjGifu_v1.2 genome encodes these proteins:
- the LOC130740179 gene encoding probable xyloglucan endotransglucosylase/hydrolase protein 30: MDHSLRCFGSTLPKTLLQFLLSPSLLLFISFFSFSNAAFDLATIPFNDAYSPLFGDGNLVRSADGNGVQLLLDRFTGSGFVSSNMYQHGFFSANIKLPSNYSAGICVAFYTSNNEMFEKTHDELDFEFLGNIAGKPWRFQTNLYGNGSTNRGREERYRLWFDPTKGFHRYSILWTAKNIIFYIDEVPIREIIRSEEMGADYPAKPMALYATIWDASNWATSGGKYKVNYKYAPFVTEMKDLVLKGCSVDPIQEVSARELCSDQHADLEEQDYAAVTPLRRLAMRRFRQRYMYYSYCYDTLRYSVPPPECVIIPAEKQRFKETGRLRFGGSHRRHSRARRSRTSTPVDESDQGDM; the protein is encoded by the exons ATGGATCATAGCTTACGTTGTTTTGGGTCGACACTACCCAAAACTCTTCTTCAGTTTCTGTTATCACCTTCACTCCTtctcttcatctccttcttcagtTTCTCCAACGCAGCCTTCGACCTCGCCACCATACCCTTCAACGATGCCTATTCACCCCTCTTTGGGGATGGCAACCTTGTCCGCTCCGCCGATGGCAACGGTGTTCAACTCCTCCTCGATCGCTTCACCG GTTCTGGTTTCGTTTCTTCCAATATGTACCAGCATGGATTCTTCAGCGCCAATATCAAGCTACCATCGAATTACAGCGCTGGTATTTGCGTGGCCTTTTAT ACATCAAACAATGAGATGTTTGAGAAGACACACGATGAGTTAGACTTTGAATTCTTAGGTAATATAGCCGGAAAGCCTTGGAGGTTTCAGACAAACTTGTACGGCAATGGCAGCACCAACCGTGGCCGTGAGGAGCGGTACCGCCTCTGGTTTGATCCAACCAAGGGATTCCATAGATACAGCATTCTATGGACAGCTAAGAACATCAT ATTTTACATAGATGAGGTTCCAATTAGAGAAATTATAAGAAGTGAAGAAATGGGAGCTGATTACCCAGCAAAGCCAATGGCATTATACGCCACAATATGGGATGCATCAAATTGGGCCACATCGGGTGGAAAATACAAAGTGAACTACAAATATGCACCATTTGTGACCGAGATGAAGGACCTAGTCCTCAAGGGTTGCTCCGTTGACCCCATCCAAGAAGTTTCCGCCAGGGAGCTATGCTCCGATCAGCACGCTGACCTCGAGGAGCAAGACTACGCAGCTGTGACGCCTCTTCGCCGCCTCGCTATGCGGAGGTTTCGCCAGCGTTATATGTACTACTCTTATTGCTATGATACGTTGAGGTACTCTGTGCCGCCACCCGAGTGTGTTATTATTCCCGCGGAGAAACAAAGATTTAAGGAGACTGGGAGGTTGAGATTCGGTGGCAGCCACCGTCGACACTCTAGGGCACGGCGTAGCCGTACTTCAACTCCAGTAGATGAGTCTGATCAGGGTGATATGTGA